Proteins encoded in a region of the Leptolyngbya subtilissima AS-A7 genome:
- a CDS encoding alpha-amylase, which translates to MWKIVLGAVSASSLLGLVMLFSPSALVPALSSEVSLTQAPAASATPTTLVHLFEWTWADIATECETYLGPNGYRAVQISPPHEHIVLADYGYPWWQRYQVVSYQLESRSGSRADLQAMIDRCRDAGVAIYADAVINHMTGFESGVGSAGTRFSKYDYPDLYASEDFHNCRQPVTNYDDAENVTQCELVGLADLNTSSNAVQTTIVDYMSELVDMGVAGFRIDAAKHIRNEELGQILDQLRDRHPDTNLYIYQEVIDPGTEAIRKQDFYDSGNVLDFKYGRFIGEAFLGLEGETLANLQTLGEGWGLAPSSQAVVFTDNHDKQRGHGGGGDYLTYKNGDLYALANVFMLAFPYGKPQVMSSFAFDDSEQGPPAEADGTTRPVYQNGQANCSDEWVCEHRWPAISGMVGFRNATQSVAEVTNWWSNQANQIAFGRGNLGFVAINREAEPLTHTFQTQLPQGRYCNVVQGGLSADGAACANNAKVVLVNRAGQFTATLPEMTALALHVEAKLSR; encoded by the coding sequence ATGTGGAAAATCGTCTTGGGTGCAGTCTCAGCCAGCAGCCTACTGGGCCTGGTGATGCTGTTTTCTCCCAGTGCTTTAGTTCCGGCACTGTCATCTGAAGTCTCACTTACCCAAGCACCAGCCGCATCAGCCACCCCCACTACCCTGGTGCACCTGTTCGAATGGACTTGGGCCGACATTGCTACCGAGTGCGAAACCTACCTCGGCCCCAACGGCTACCGAGCCGTGCAAATTTCGCCACCCCACGAGCACATTGTCCTGGCCGACTACGGCTATCCCTGGTGGCAGCGCTACCAGGTGGTGAGCTATCAGCTCGAAAGCCGCAGCGGCAGCCGTGCCGACCTGCAAGCCATGATCGATCGCTGCCGGGATGCTGGAGTCGCCATCTACGCCGATGCCGTCATCAACCACATGACCGGCTTTGAAAGCGGAGTGGGCAGCGCCGGCACCCGGTTCAGCAAATACGACTATCCCGACCTCTACGCCTCCGAAGACTTTCACAACTGCCGCCAGCCCGTCACCAACTACGACGATGCCGAAAACGTCACCCAGTGCGAGCTGGTGGGTTTAGCCGACCTCAACACTAGCTCCAACGCCGTGCAGACCACCATCGTCGACTACATGAGTGAACTGGTCGACATGGGCGTAGCGGGCTTTCGCATCGATGCCGCCAAACACATTCGCAACGAAGAGCTAGGGCAAATTTTAGACCAACTGCGCGATCGCCACCCCGACACCAATCTCTACATCTACCAAGAAGTGATCGACCCCGGCACCGAGGCCATTCGAAAACAGGACTTCTACGACAGCGGCAACGTGCTCGACTTTAAGTATGGCCGTTTTATCGGCGAGGCCTTTCTAGGCTTAGAGGGTGAGACCCTAGCTAACTTGCAAACCCTAGGCGAGGGCTGGGGCCTGGCCCCCTCTAGCCAAGCAGTAGTTTTTACCGACAACCACGACAAACAACGGGGCCATGGTGGCGGCGGTGATTACCTCACCTACAAAAACGGCGACCTCTACGCTCTGGCCAACGTATTTATGCTGGCCTTTCCCTACGGCAAGCCCCAAGTGATGTCGAGCTTTGCCTTCGACGACTCGGAGCAGGGACCACCCGCCGAGGCCGACGGCACCACCCGCCCCGTCTACCAAAATGGCCAGGCCAACTGCTCTGATGAATGGGTCTGTGAGCACCGCTGGCCAGCTATTTCTGGCATGGTCGGCTTTCGCAACGCCACTCAATCCGTGGCCGAAGTCACCAACTGGTGGAGCAACCAGGCCAACCAAATCGCCTTTGGCCGAGGCAACCTGGGCTTTGTCGCTATTAACCGCGAGGCCGAACCCCTGACCCACACCTTTCAAACCCAGCTGCCCCAGGGCCGCTACTGCAATGTAGTGCAGGGGGGTCTCAGCGCCGATGGCGCCGCCTGTGCCAACAATGCCAAAGTTGTGCTGGTCAACCGCGCCGGGCAATTTACCGCCACGCTGCCCGAGATGACTGCCCTAGCCCTCCATGTGGAGGCAAAGCTCAGCCGCTAG
- a CDS encoding transglutaminase domain-containing protein → MPDSPSISPALPLAGASLLQPIGVKALYGLTLQGDRLLAVDPFRGYLLRIDPKTEQVEVLNTSQAEAFYGATGIACWQDQLWFSCDHTVYTTTLGAMQPEPLLTLPYPADGVAVWENTLYVSCKKGGCIFVCDRTSGQRITQFSAPGIGVENLSVWGDYLWACDQTEQTVYCLDRATGELIVKMLTPFDNPTGIAVPPHTTPDSGTVWVAYADEEPYVRDDPNGEEPYVLTFRDRTLIHPLSYRWYKEANYCRTTGYLVEMTYVEEIDTLEDAQPLENVEWRIAFPTTTDRQRVKSVEPVGLPFTEVQQAGDRIACFRFDRIDPNQRHLFGWKALVEVYGIKYQLTPRQVESAPPLPQDYGPRYLIDDDELSMDKPAIQAAARESVGSETNLLRQVLSIRNYVYDKLSYAVTPAIETPEVVLQRGRGSCGEYVGLLLALMRLNGIACRTVGRYKCPAHADQPGIYLEPDFNHVWIEFYVPGFGWVPMESNPDDVQEGGPYPTRFFMGLPWWHVEMGKEVSFEKLVLPAGSPDTRLGDIAVNHMRFRIMGELVP, encoded by the coding sequence ATGCCTGACTCTCCTTCTATATCCCCGGCCCTGCCCCTGGCGGGTGCTTCACTGCTTCAGCCGATTGGAGTCAAGGCGCTCTATGGCCTGACTTTGCAGGGCGATCGCCTGCTGGCGGTAGACCCTTTTCGCGGCTACCTGCTGCGCATCGATCCCAAAACCGAACAGGTAGAAGTTCTCAATACCTCCCAGGCTGAGGCTTTTTATGGAGCGACGGGAATTGCCTGTTGGCAAGATCAGCTGTGGTTTAGCTGCGATCACACCGTCTACACCACCACCCTTGGCGCCATGCAGCCCGAGCCTTTGCTGACGCTGCCCTACCCCGCCGATGGCGTCGCCGTGTGGGAAAACACCCTCTACGTTAGCTGCAAAAAGGGGGGCTGTATTTTTGTCTGCGATCGCACCTCGGGCCAGCGCATTACCCAGTTTTCGGCCCCGGGCATTGGGGTAGAAAATCTCTCAGTGTGGGGCGACTATCTGTGGGCCTGCGACCAGACTGAGCAAACCGTCTACTGCCTTGATCGCGCCACGGGCGAGCTAATAGTCAAAATGCTCACCCCCTTTGATAACCCCACTGGCATCGCGGTGCCGCCCCACACCACCCCCGACAGCGGCACCGTTTGGGTGGCCTACGCCGACGAAGAGCCCTACGTGCGCGACGACCCCAACGGCGAAGAGCCCTATGTGCTGACCTTTCGCGATCGCACCCTCATCCATCCTCTCAGCTATCGCTGGTACAAAGAGGCCAACTACTGCCGCACCACCGGCTACCTGGTCGAAATGACCTACGTCGAAGAAATCGACACCCTCGAAGACGCCCAGCCCCTAGAGAATGTGGAGTGGCGCATTGCCTTCCCTACCACGACCGATCGCCAGCGGGTTAAGTCGGTAGAGCCGGTAGGGTTGCCCTTTACGGAGGTGCAGCAGGCGGGCGATCGCATTGCCTGCTTCCGGTTCGACCGCATTGACCCCAACCAGCGCCACCTCTTTGGCTGGAAGGCCCTAGTCGAGGTCTACGGCATCAAGTACCAGCTCACTCCTCGCCAGGTCGAGTCGGCCCCGCCCCTGCCCCAGGACTATGGCCCCCGCTACCTAATCGACGATGACGAACTGTCTATGGATAAGCCCGCGATTCAGGCGGCCGCCCGCGAGAGCGTGGGCAGCGAAACCAATCTGCTGCGCCAGGTGCTCAGCATTCGCAACTACGTCTACGACAAGCTGTCTTATGCGGTGACGCCGGCGATCGAAACCCCTGAGGTCGTGCTCCAGCGGGGGCGCGGCTCCTGCGGTGAATACGTCGGTCTGCTGCTGGCCCTAATGCGCCTCAATGGCATCGCCTGTCGCACCGTGGGCCGCTACAAGTGCCCTGCCCACGCCGACCAGCCCGGCATTTACCTAGAGCCCGACTTCAACCACGTGTGGATAGAATTCTACGTGCCTGGTTTTGGCTGGGTGCCCATGGAGTCGAACCCCGACGATGTGCAGGAAGGCGGCCCCTACCCCACCCGCTTTTTTATGGGCCTGCCCTGGTGGCATGTGGAAATGGGCAAAGAAGTATCCTTTGAAAAGCTGGTGCTGCCGGCGGGTAGCCCAGACACGCGCCTGGGCGACATCGCGGTTAATCACATGCGATTTAGGATTATGGGCGAACTTGTCCCCTAG
- a CDS encoding transcription termination factor rho family protein produces MSLSDIGNLMCLPFDEIEPGEPTEAHEYLIQSAASQLGPEGRNWVPLVVKELAPDQYQVIGNSFIYAVAAEAGLEEVWCIIADDAPETVAITQALAQETLPKTNLSTASREEISAALDYLMSQPSTPLKGVSHASLVARLDAAPRQYWKNLQPITKLGCRITAGKKLKTLEQVFYLTPEPMPEVITDRQLLESLSTQQLKTMAQKRDFKGLSKLKKADLVALLAAA; encoded by the coding sequence ATGAGTCTTTCAGACATTGGCAACTTAATGTGCCTGCCCTTCGATGAAATTGAACCTGGCGAACCTACCGAAGCCCACGAATATCTCATTCAATCTGCAGCTAGCCAGCTCGGGCCTGAGGGGCGCAACTGGGTTCCGCTTGTGGTCAAAGAACTTGCGCCTGATCAGTATCAGGTGATTGGCAATTCGTTTATTTATGCCGTCGCCGCCGAGGCCGGGCTCGAAGAAGTTTGGTGTATTATTGCCGATGATGCGCCAGAGACCGTCGCCATCACTCAAGCATTGGCCCAAGAAACCCTGCCAAAAACCAACCTTTCCACCGCCAGCCGCGAGGAGATTTCTGCCGCGCTAGATTACCTAATGAGTCAACCCAGCACTCCCCTCAAAGGCGTCAGTCACGCTTCTTTAGTAGCCCGGTTAGATGCAGCTCCCCGCCAGTATTGGAAGAACCTGCAACCCATTACCAAACTCGGCTGCCGCATCACTGCTGGCAAAAAACTAAAAACGCTAGAGCAAGTTTTTTACCTCACGCCAGAGCCCATGCCAGAGGTAATTACAGACCGTCAGCTGCTAGAGTCGCTCAGCACCCAACAGCTCAAAACCATGGCCCAAAAGCGCGATTTCAAAGGACTCTCTAAGCTCAAGAAAGCAGATTTAGTCGCCTTGCTAGCAGCAGCTTAA
- a CDS encoding ParA family protein yields MNLDQAFQNLLPNAAEAQVMEVFAPPFLEALGFGASERFSQFPIGGKPRVDYAARKNSDDNIFSQNLKHPYLYMEVKGRVRNLGDEHHNHYREAARQLKGYLLDPASESVKWGILVNSLHVQLFRKHGKVIHPETPCIPLNTDIQRVARDLKQRIESPKRALIVTVYNNKGGVGKTTTTLNLATTLALLKKRVLIVDFEPNQSDLGDSLNLQPLQGKLLNILKSRDPDIREIITSHKLEHPKVQRPPSFDIILADEGMANDLDEAKLSQQLKLHALKRALESVQNDYDYILIDAPPNWRLFAKKAIFAADAVLIPARHDNLHSLQNAGTAITRFIPEIQKERQQIGESGPIALPIFMNNTFKPTGPAIQLMHQAIDKIIQDAKANFDGFDLKPYFYPKSSQGHENRKMISIPYMAYISRADFMHMPAAFAFKAAREQYLNLVKEYFL; encoded by the coding sequence ATGAATTTAGATCAAGCCTTTCAAAATCTTCTGCCAAATGCTGCTGAAGCCCAAGTCATGGAGGTTTTTGCCCCGCCGTTCCTAGAAGCTTTAGGCTTCGGGGCTTCAGAAAGGTTTAGTCAGTTTCCTATAGGTGGAAAGCCCAGAGTTGACTACGCTGCTCGTAAAAATAGTGACGACAACATTTTTTCTCAAAACCTAAAGCACCCATACCTCTACATGGAGGTCAAAGGACGAGTCAGAAATTTAGGGGACGAACATCATAATCATTACCGTGAAGCAGCTAGGCAACTTAAGGGATATCTTTTAGATCCAGCCTCCGAATCGGTAAAGTGGGGCATTCTGGTGAACTCTTTGCATGTGCAGTTGTTCCGTAAGCACGGCAAGGTAATTCACCCCGAAACACCTTGCATACCATTAAATACTGATATTCAACGTGTTGCTAGAGATCTAAAACAACGCATCGAATCACCAAAACGAGCGTTAATAGTTACGGTTTACAATAATAAAGGCGGCGTAGGAAAAACTACGACAACGCTAAATCTAGCTACCACTTTAGCTCTTCTAAAAAAGCGGGTTCTTATTGTAGATTTTGAACCTAATCAGAGTGATTTAGGCGACTCTCTTAATCTACAACCATTACAAGGCAAATTGCTGAATATTCTTAAAAGCAGGGATCCAGATATTAGGGAAATTATAACATCCCATAAATTAGAGCATCCAAAAGTCCAAAGGCCTCCCTCATTTGACATTATTCTTGCGGACGAAGGGATGGCTAACGATCTTGACGAAGCTAAACTTAGCCAACAACTTAAACTACATGCTTTAAAGCGTGCTTTAGAATCAGTGCAAAACGATTATGACTACATCCTTATTGATGCTCCTCCAAACTGGAGGCTTTTTGCTAAAAAAGCTATTTTCGCTGCCGATGCAGTTTTAATTCCAGCACGACATGACAATCTGCATTCCCTGCAAAATGCGGGAACGGCTATCACTCGCTTTATTCCTGAGATCCAAAAGGAACGTCAGCAGATTGGTGAGTCTGGCCCAATTGCACTGCCGATCTTCATGAACAACACTTTCAAGCCTACCGGCCCAGCTATTCAGCTGATGCATCAAGCCATTGACAAAATTATTCAAGATGCAAAAGCCAATTTTGATGGTTTTGATCTCAAGCCTTATTTCTATCCGAAATCTAGTCAAGGGCATGAGAACCGCAAAATGATCAGCATTCCCTACATGGCTTACATATCAAGAGCTGATTTTATGCATATGCCGGCCGCATTTGCGTTTAAAGCGGCGCGGGAGCAATACCTAAATCTTGTGAAGGAGTATTTTCTCTAA
- a CDS encoding glycosyltransferase family 4 protein yields MNSAKQLKLVYSSAPVDATSVYMHWVLGQDDPSHFAITYAQHFYELAKKFNAKSWLISSRDKKGLIQDNDFKIEFRSLKHQSRSSMAYFAGQLWSGLRLIFSVILFKADILIVTEDRTFWFLLGILPLFGIKVIPTIHCTLWPKYKRPSTVQQIIQKLNSWFFRYGCVEICVVSEDIKDQIIKITNGRSRPIRTFVPAYRKEFLDDIKSRNYDTESEKFQVLFAGRVESSKGIYLLLEVAKRFILTNPNCVFNICGTGSQVEKLKAAALEAGIEKQFVLHGHCDRNKLRKMYEMSHVIAVPTTKDFVEGFNKVVAEGVIMGKPIVTSPVCPALSVVRDAAVEVAPDNVDDYLNAILKLATDKEFYRQKQKNALALREQFFSYSKSWEAQVEDVVRKICRSNLDISKYGRKTAHRPLLNADSKPNFVPKEKAAKTLVGLDKVL; encoded by the coding sequence ATGAACTCTGCTAAACAGTTAAAACTAGTATATTCTTCAGCCCCTGTAGACGCTACGAGCGTGTATATGCATTGGGTTTTAGGGCAAGATGATCCTTCTCACTTTGCAATCACCTACGCTCAACATTTTTATGAATTAGCCAAAAAATTCAATGCAAAATCTTGGCTTATTTCGTCAAGAGACAAGAAAGGCCTCATTCAAGATAATGACTTTAAAATTGAATTTAGATCTCTAAAACATCAATCCAGAAGTAGCATGGCCTACTTCGCTGGTCAGCTTTGGTCAGGATTGAGACTGATTTTTTCAGTAATTCTCTTCAAGGCTGATATTTTAATCGTTACTGAAGACAGAACCTTTTGGTTCCTACTAGGTATTCTTCCTTTATTTGGCATTAAGGTTATTCCCACAATTCACTGCACTTTATGGCCCAAATACAAGCGGCCTAGCACTGTGCAGCAAATTATTCAAAAGCTGAATAGCTGGTTCTTTCGGTACGGCTGTGTAGAGATTTGCGTCGTCTCTGAAGACATTAAAGATCAGATCATCAAAATTACCAATGGTCGCAGCCGCCCTATTCGGACGTTTGTTCCTGCCTATAGAAAAGAGTTTCTTGACGACATCAAGAGCCGAAATTACGATACTGAATCTGAGAAATTTCAGGTTTTGTTTGCTGGCAGAGTGGAATCAAGCAAAGGCATCTACTTACTTTTAGAGGTTGCGAAAAGATTTATCCTGACCAATCCTAACTGTGTTTTCAACATTTGCGGTACTGGTAGTCAGGTAGAAAAGCTTAAAGCGGCTGCTTTGGAAGCCGGCATTGAGAAGCAATTTGTTCTCCATGGGCACTGCGATCGCAATAAGCTTCGCAAGATGTATGAAATGTCCCATGTTATTGCTGTTCCAACAACTAAAGATTTTGTTGAAGGATTCAACAAGGTTGTTGCCGAGGGCGTCATTATGGGAAAACCAATTGTCACATCTCCTGTTTGCCCAGCATTATCTGTAGTCAGAGATGCAGCGGTGGAAGTTGCCCCTGACAACGTAGACGATTATTTGAACGCTATCTTGAAGCTGGCAACGGACAAAGAGTTTTATCGGCAAAAGCAAAAAAACGCTCTGGCTCTGAGAGAACAATTCTTTTCGTACTCAAAAAGTTGGGAAGCGCAGGTGGAAGATGTTGTTCGAAAGATCTGTAGAAGCAACCTGGATATCAGTAAATACGGACGAAAAACAGCCCATCGTCCCCTGTTGAACGCCGACTCGAAGCCCAATTTTGTGCCGAAGGAGAAAGCAGCTAAAACTCTAGTTGGTCTCGATAAAGTCCTTTGA
- a CDS encoding leucyl aminopeptidase family protein, with product MSTPIPIYLVNQTDLAKDHADGQAWAQATGFKADPSTVCLVPGPEGNLAKVLVSKPDPVDTWTLGNLAKTLPPHTYTLADEWPAATATKLWLGWCLGRYSFTPYKRQSPPPAAELVPPAGADTAYVTTTVAATTLVRDLITTPAGDMGPEQLQAAAQKLCDRHLANLTTLVGDELIEQNYPMIHAVGRAYTQAPRLLDITWGNPDAPKVTLVGKGVCFDTGGLDIKPAAGMKLMKKDMGGAANALGLAEMIMGLHLPVRLRVLIPAVENSIAGNALHPLDVVPSRRGLTVEVGNTDAEGRLVLADALWEAVCEEPGPQLVVDFATLTGAARIALGTELPACFSNRPELANTLLTCGLAVDDPLWQLPLHQPYRNMIDSSVADLSNISNSSFGGSITAALFLQEFIRPEIPWVHLDLMAWNVRSLPGRPEGGEAMGMRAMFELIRQTVANG from the coding sequence TTGTCAACGCCGATTCCCATCTACCTGGTAAATCAGACCGACCTTGCCAAAGACCACGCCGACGGCCAAGCTTGGGCCCAGGCCACAGGGTTCAAGGCCGACCCTAGTACCGTCTGCCTAGTGCCCGGGCCCGAGGGTAACCTGGCTAAAGTTCTGGTGAGCAAACCCGACCCGGTCGACACTTGGACGTTGGGAAACCTGGCCAAAACCCTGCCACCCCATACCTACACCCTCGCCGATGAGTGGCCCGCTGCCACAGCCACCAAGCTCTGGCTGGGCTGGTGCCTGGGCCGCTATAGCTTTACCCCCTACAAGCGCCAGTCCCCTCCTCCGGCGGCAGAGCTTGTGCCCCCGGCTGGTGCCGACACTGCCTACGTCACCACCACTGTGGCGGCCACCACCCTAGTGCGCGATCTGATCACGACCCCCGCAGGCGACATGGGGCCAGAGCAGCTTCAGGCAGCGGCTCAGAAACTGTGCGATCGCCACCTTGCCAACCTCACTACCCTGGTTGGCGATGAGCTGATTGAGCAAAACTACCCCATGATTCACGCCGTGGGGCGCGCCTATACTCAGGCTCCCCGACTGCTCGACATCACCTGGGGCAACCCCGATGCTCCCAAAGTCACCCTGGTAGGCAAAGGCGTCTGCTTTGACACGGGCGGTCTCGACATCAAGCCCGCCGCCGGCATGAAGCTGATGAAAAAAGACATGGGCGGTGCCGCCAACGCCCTTGGCCTCGCCGAGATGATCATGGGTCTCCATCTGCCCGTGCGCCTGCGGGTGCTCATTCCGGCGGTTGAGAACAGCATCGCCGGCAATGCCCTTCACCCCCTAGATGTGGTGCCCTCCCGTCGGGGGCTAACGGTGGAAGTTGGTAACACCGACGCCGAGGGTCGCCTGGTGCTGGCCGATGCCCTCTGGGAAGCCGTGTGCGAAGAACCCGGCCCCCAACTGGTAGTCGATTTTGCCACCCTCACCGGGGCAGCCCGCATTGCCCTGGGCACTGAGCTACCCGCTTGCTTTAGCAACCGACCCGAGCTAGCCAATACGCTGCTGACCTGTGGCCTAGCCGTCGATGACCCCCTCTGGCAGTTGCCCCTGCACCAGCCCTACCGCAACATGATCGATAGCTCCGTGGCCGACCTCTCCAATATCTCGAACAGCTCCTTTGGCGGGTCAATTACCGCTGCTCTGTTTTTGCAGGAGTTCATCCGGCCTGAGATTCCCTGGGTACACCTCGATCTAATGGCCTGGAACGTGCGCAGCCTGCCCGGTCGGCCCGAAGGCGGCGAGGCAATGGGCATGCGGGCAATGTTTGAATTAATTCGACAGACAGTGGCAAATGGCTAG
- a CDS encoding M20 family metallopeptidase, producing the protein MLSQIKSIVEAISPRLIEIRRHLHSHPELSGQEYKTAAYVAGVLSSCGLRVQELVGKTGVVAELPGNGDPRILAIRADMDALPIAERVNLPFASNQSGMMHACGHDVHTTVGLGTAMVLAQLGLPLPGTTRFLFQPAEETAQGARWMIEDGVMAGVAAILGLHAYPTVPARTIGIRYGALTAAADDLEIIIVGESGHGARPHEAIDAIWIASQVITTLQQAISRTQNPLHPIVLTIGQIQGGRAPNVIADTVKLLGTVRSLHPDTRNHLPQWIESIVAGVCQPYGAKYEINYRRGVPSVLNDPTLTELTARCVSEVLGNEYLQIIHEPSLGAEDFSLYLEHAPGTMFRLGVGFTDRPINYPLHHPKFEVDESAIAAGVLTMAYASYRYWQLAPQAPGS; encoded by the coding sequence ATGCTGAGCCAGATTAAATCGATTGTTGAGGCGATTTCGCCTCGCCTGATAGAGATTCGCCGCCACTTGCATAGCCACCCTGAGCTCAGCGGACAGGAGTATAAAACCGCAGCCTATGTAGCGGGGGTGCTTTCCTCCTGCGGGCTGCGGGTGCAGGAGCTGGTGGGCAAAACCGGGGTAGTTGCTGAGCTGCCGGGCAATGGTGACCCTAGAATTTTGGCAATCCGGGCTGATATGGATGCATTGCCCATTGCCGAACGGGTTAACCTGCCCTTTGCTTCGAACCAGTCGGGCATGATGCATGCCTGCGGCCACGATGTACATACAACAGTGGGCCTGGGCACAGCTATGGTGCTGGCTCAGCTGGGCCTGCCGCTGCCGGGCACCACGCGGTTCTTGTTTCAGCCTGCTGAAGAAACTGCCCAGGGTGCCCGCTGGATGATTGAGGACGGGGTAATGGCCGGGGTCGCAGCTATTTTAGGGCTGCACGCCTACCCCACGGTGCCAGCGCGGACTATTGGCATTCGCTACGGGGCGCTCACCGCCGCCGCCGATGATCTGGAAATTATTATTGTGGGGGAATCGGGCCACGGGGCACGGCCCCACGAGGCGATCGATGCCATCTGGATCGCATCGCAGGTGATTACGACCTTACAGCAGGCCATCAGCCGCACCCAGAACCCACTTCATCCCATTGTGCTGACGATTGGCCAAATTCAGGGCGGGCGAGCCCCCAACGTAATTGCCGATACGGTGAAGCTTCTGGGCACGGTGCGATCGCTCCATCCCGACACCCGCAACCACCTGCCCCAGTGGATTGAGTCGATCGTCGCGGGGGTGTGCCAGCCCTACGGAGCCAAGTACGAAATCAACTATCGCCGTGGAGTGCCCTCGGTGCTCAATGACCCCACCCTGACCGAGCTCACCGCCCGCTGTGTCAGTGAGGTTCTAGGCAACGAGTATCTGCAAATTATCCACGAGCCATCCCTAGGGGCCGAGGACTTTTCGCTGTATTTAGAGCACGCCCCAGGCACGATGTTTCGCCTAGGGGTAGGCTTTACCGATCGCCCTATCAACTACCCACTACACCACCCTAAGTTTGAAGTGGATGAGTCGGCGATCGCCGCTGGAGTGCTCACCATGGCCTACGCCAGCTACCGCTACTGGCAGCTAGCGCCCCAGGCGCCGGGTAGCTAG
- a CDS encoding FecR family protein: MLNVGKFYRRSHRRLATQITGLASLVAIVLAGLPAQASVTLTRAEVEALRNRVEFIPRGRQARAARMSDFLALGDALRTAASSQADLRFNDGSLARVGERATFRFVPNTRNFRLTNGTVLLLIPPGQGRTNIQTPSAVTGIQGSAVVVRYVPESDLTLVMALTNNPAGPMTITTSSCGEGVADCSATEYALYGGQMALIQNNQVQVVEFDLPTFYQTSPLVEGLELDNPNAESPLGPALEAVREETLEALSEQVPFSESITLNPALIGIDSNGQIITDQNLLPSPATAGVSPTPSQFPTEVVNTPAPDPSLNQPPIAGGGDFGNNGGSIGIGVGGGGIGVGVGVDPRGNNGNNGVGVGVGGDPGNNNAGGNGNGNGVGNGNNGVGVGVGGDPGNGNGNGGNGNGGNGNNGVGVGVGGDPGNNNAGGNGNGNGVGNGSENGGGNGVGNGGGVGGGGSQPDDPFIPPVK, translated from the coding sequence ATGCTGAACGTCGGTAAATTTTATCGTCGGAGCCACCGACGTCTAGCCACTCAAATTACCGGGCTAGCCTCTCTGGTGGCGATCGTGCTGGCGGGTTTGCCAGCCCAAGCCAGTGTGACCCTCACCCGAGCCGAAGTCGAAGCCCTACGCAATCGAGTTGAGTTCATTCCTCGAGGACGGCAGGCTCGGGCGGCGAGAATGTCAGACTTTTTAGCCCTCGGGGATGCCCTGCGCACCGCCGCATCGTCCCAGGCTGACCTGCGCTTCAACGATGGATCGCTGGCACGGGTTGGGGAGCGAGCTACCTTTCGGTTTGTGCCCAACACGCGCAATTTTCGACTCACTAACGGCACCGTTCTGCTGCTGATCCCGCCGGGGCAGGGCCGTACCAATATTCAAACTCCTAGTGCCGTTACAGGCATTCAGGGCTCAGCGGTGGTTGTGCGCTACGTGCCAGAAAGCGACCTGACCCTGGTTATGGCCCTCACCAATAACCCCGCCGGGCCCATGACCATCACTACCAGCAGCTGCGGCGAAGGCGTTGCCGACTGTAGCGCCACCGAATACGCCCTCTACGGCGGCCAAATGGCCCTAATCCAAAATAATCAGGTGCAGGTGGTTGAGTTTGACCTGCCCACGTTCTACCAAACCAGCCCGCTGGTTGAGGGGTTAGAGCTCGACAATCCAAATGCTGAGTCTCCCCTAGGGCCTGCCCTGGAGGCCGTACGCGAAGAGACTTTAGAAGCTCTGTCAGAGCAGGTGCCTTTTTCCGAAAGCATCACTCTGAACCCAGCCCTGATTGGCATAGATAGCAATGGTCAGATTATCACTGACCAAAACCTGCTGCCATCTCCAGCTACGGCTGGGGTTTCTCCTACCCCTTCTCAGTTCCCGACTGAGGTGGTTAATACCCCTGCGCCTGACCCGAGTCTTAATCAACCTCCGATCGCCGGAGGGGGTGATTTTGGTAATAACGGCGGCAGCATAGGCATTGGGGTTGGCGGCGGCGGCATCGGTGTGGGTGTAGGTGTCGATCCAAGAGGCAACAACGGCAATAACGGTGTCGGTGTCGGTGTAGGCGGTGACCCCGGCAACAACAACGCTGGTGGAAATGGCAATGGCAACGGCGTTGGCAACGGCAATAACGGTGTCGGTGTCGGTGTGGGCGGTGACCCCGGCAACGGCAACGGTAACGGCGGCAACGGTAACGGCGGCAACGGCAATAACGGCGTCGGTGTCGGTGTAGGCGGTGACCCTGGCAACAACAACGCCGGTGGAAACGGTAATGGCAACGGCGTTGGCAACGGTTCCGAGAACGGCGGGGGCAATGGCGTTGGTAACGGCGGCGGGGTCGGCGGGGGTGGTTCCCAACCTGACGACCCGTTTATTCCTCCTGTCAAATAG